In a genomic window of Chloroflexota bacterium:
- a CDS encoding adenosylhomocysteinase, with the protein MLDTVLKETTTDYYVADMSLAEWGHKEIAIAEKEMPGLMTLQKKYGQAKPLAGARIAGSLHMTIQTAVLIKTLVKLGADVRWASCNIFSTQDHAAAAVADLGIPVFAYKGENLDEYWEFTHRIMEWADGGTPNLILDDGGDATLLVILGSNAEKDPSVLDNPGSEEEVALFTAIRKRLSEKPGWYGERLEAIQGVSEETTTGVHRLYQLFEEDKLPFPAFNVNDSVTKSKFDNLYGCRESLVDGIKRATDVMIAGKIAVVLGYGDVGKGSAQSLRGLGATVWITEIDPINALQAAMEGYRVVRMDEVCSQADIFVTATGNFHVITHDHMAQMKDEAIVCNIGHFDNEIDVASLEQYEWDEIKPQVDHIIFPDGKKIILLAKGRLVNLGCATGHPSFVMSNSFTNQVLAQMELWQNNEKYENHVYTLPKKLDEEVARLHLAKIGVNLTELSKEQADYIGVHIEGPYKPDHYRY; encoded by the coding sequence TGGCAGATATGTCACTTGCCGAATGGGGTCATAAAGAGATCGCCATTGCCGAAAAAGAAATGCCCGGTTTGATGACCTTGCAGAAAAAATATGGCCAGGCAAAACCCTTAGCTGGCGCGCGGATTGCAGGCTCACTGCATATGACCATCCAGACCGCTGTGCTGATAAAAACACTCGTCAAATTGGGCGCAGATGTGCGCTGGGCTTCCTGCAATATCTTCTCCACGCAGGATCACGCAGCCGCCGCGGTTGCTGATCTGGGTATCCCCGTTTTTGCTTATAAAGGCGAAAATCTGGACGAATACTGGGAGTTCACCCACCGCATCATGGAATGGGCAGACGGCGGCACCCCCAATCTCATTTTGGACGATGGCGGCGATGCTACCCTTCTTGTAATTCTTGGCTCCAATGCCGAAAAAGACCCCTCCGTGCTGGATAATCCCGGCAGCGAAGAAGAAGTTGCCCTCTTCACTGCCATCCGCAAACGCCTGAGCGAGAAACCCGGCTGGTACGGCGAACGTCTCGAAGCCATTCAGGGTGTCTCTGAAGAGACTACCACTGGTGTACATCGCCTCTATCAACTCTTTGAAGAGGACAAACTCCCCTTCCCCGCTTTCAATGTCAACGATTCTGTCACTAAATCTAAATTTGACAATCTTTATGGCTGCCGCGAATCGCTCGTGGATGGCATCAAACGCGCCACCGACGTCATGATCGCTGGCAAGATCGCCGTTGTGCTTGGTTATGGTGATGTTGGTAAAGGCAGCGCCCAGTCTTTGCGCGGTTTGGGTGCCACTGTCTGGATTACAGAAATTGATCCCATTAACGCCTTGCAGGCAGCGATGGAAGGGTATCGCGTTGTGCGTATGGATGAAGTATGTTCGCAGGCTGATATTTTCGTCACCGCTACTGGCAACTTCCACGTCATTACCCACGATCACATGGCCCAGATGAAAGACGAAGCCATCGTCTGCAATATCGGTCATTTCGACAACGAAATTGACGTTGCCAGCCTTGAACAGTACGAATGGGACGAAATCAAACCGCAAGTTGACCATATTATCTTCCCTGATGGCAAGAAAATCATCTTGCTAGCAAAGGGACGCCTGGTTAACCTTGGTTGTGCCACGGGTCATCCCAGCTTTGTGATGTCCAACAGTTTCACCAACCAGGTTTTGGCGCAGATGGAACTCTGGCAGAACAACGAGAAATATGAAAATCATGTTTACACGCTTCCCAAGAAATTGGATGAAGAAGTTGCCCGGTTGCACCTTGCAAAGATTGGCGTCAATCTGACCGAACTCTCAAAAGAGCAAGCCGACTATATTGGCGTTCACATTGAAGGGCCTTACAAACCCGATCACTATCGCTATTAA
- a CDS encoding ABC transporter ATP-binding protein, producing the protein MHGAGWWAYIRHDEKQDHTKITRELLLRVWDFAQPYRQAVIGLLITILLISSITLVSPLLYRDLIDNAIPNGDLTRLNWLALGMIGVPLINGVVGVWQRRLNSAIGEGVIYDLRRALYAHLQRMSLRFFTQTRTGELMSRLNNDVVGAQRAISNILVSLVSNLVSAIVTLGIMLALEWRLTLLGLAILPLFIIPARRIGRILRRLSRRSMELNAEMNASMNETLNISGALLVKLFGREQREYDRFSRDSDSVRDIGVRSAVTMHWFFMLLSVVSAVGSAVVFWVGGHLVLRGEFTIGTIVAFGTYLTQLYNPLMALTNAQIEFSQSMVSFERVFEVLDIPVEIAERTNARRLTQVKGQIQFEDISFAYEGLGTEKIGLDEIARFTWFRADESHLKRGKEKAGEGSGTSPEAGESPTQWALQDINFSIQPGELVALVGPSGAGKSTITYMIPRLYDPTHGRVRIDGQDIRGLTLNSLAENIGMVTQETYLFYETLRANLLYARPDASEAEMVAAAQAANIHELIAGLPDGYDTVVGERGYRLSGGERQRMAIARVILRDPRILVLDEATSSLDSLSEELIQHALQKVMRGRSSLVIAHRLSTILAADKILVLDGGRLVQQGNHEELLIQGGLYKTLYETQFKVDPAQ; encoded by the coding sequence ATGCACGGAGCTGGCTGGTGGGCTTACATCCGCCACGATGAGAAACAAGATCATACTAAAATCACTCGCGAGTTATTGCTGCGGGTTTGGGATTTTGCACAACCCTATCGCCAAGCTGTAATCGGCTTGCTGATTACTATTCTCTTAATTTCCAGTATCACGCTGGTTTCCCCGTTGCTATACCGCGATCTGATTGATAACGCCATCCCCAACGGCGATCTAACGCGCCTCAACTGGTTGGCTTTGGGCATGATCGGTGTGCCGCTTATAAATGGCGTGGTCGGCGTGTGGCAGCGGCGTTTGAATTCGGCGATTGGCGAGGGCGTCATCTACGATTTGCGCCGCGCCCTCTACGCCCATTTACAGCGCATGTCGCTGCGTTTCTTTACCCAAACGCGCACCGGCGAGTTGATGTCGCGCCTCAACAACGATGTCGTCGGGGCACAGCGTGCCATCAGCAATATTCTCGTTTCGCTCGTCTCAAATCTGGTATCCGCGATCGTCACCCTGGGCATTATGCTGGCCCTGGAATGGCGGCTGACGCTGCTCGGGCTGGCGATTCTGCCGCTCTTCATCATCCCCGCACGGCGCATTGGGCGCATCTTGCGCCGCCTCAGTCGTCGCTCAATGGAGCTCAATGCCGAGATGAACGCATCCATGAACGAGACCCTCAATATCAGCGGAGCGCTGCTGGTCAAGCTCTTTGGGCGCGAGCAGCGCGAATATGACCGCTTCAGCCGTGACAGTGATTCCGTGCGCGATATCGGCGTGCGCTCGGCGGTAACCATGCACTGGTTCTTCATGTTACTGAGCGTAGTCAGTGCGGTGGGGTCTGCGGTGGTATTCTGGGTGGGTGGGCATCTGGTATTACGCGGCGAGTTCACTATCGGGACAATTGTGGCTTTCGGCACCTATCTCACCCAGCTTTACAACCCGCTCATGGCCCTCACCAACGCCCAGATCGAATTCTCCCAGAGTATGGTCAGCTTTGAACGCGTTTTTGAAGTGTTGGATATTCCTGTGGAGATCGCCGAACGGACGAACGCCCGGCGCTTGACTCAGGTCAAAGGGCAGATTCAATTTGAAGATATTTCCTTCGCCTATGAGGGACTCGGCACCGAGAAGATCGGCCTGGACGAGATCGCCCGCTTCACCTGGTTCCGCGCCGATGAATCGCATCTCAAGCGCGGCAAAGAGAAGGCAGGCGAGGGGTCAGGTACCAGCCCCGAGGCAGGCGAGTCGCCCACCCAATGGGCGTTGCAAGACATCAATTTCAGCATCCAGCCCGGGGAGTTGGTTGCCCTGGTCGGTCCCAGCGGAGCGGGAAAATCTACCATCACCTATATGATTCCGCGGCTCTATGATCCCACCCACGGGCGCGTACGCATCGACGGGCAAGACATCCGAGGCCTAACCCTGAATTCGTTAGCCGAGAATATCGGCATGGTCACGCAGGAAACATACCTGTTCTACGAAACCCTCCGCGCCAACTTATTGTATGCGCGGCCTGATGCCAGCGAAGCCGAAATGGTCGCTGCCGCCCAGGCCGCCAATATTCACGAACTCATCGCCGGGCTGCCCGATGGCTACGATACGGTAGTTGGCGAGCGCGGCTACCGCCTGAGCGGGGGAGAACGCCAGCGTATGGCAATTGCGCGCGTCATTTTGCGCGATCCGCGTATTCTGGTGCTCGATGAAGCCACCTCCAGCCTGGATTCACTCTCGGAGGAGTTAATTCAGCACGCGTTGCAAAAGGTTATGCGAGGCCGCAGCAGCCTGGTGATTGCTCACCGGCTTTCCACCATTCTGGCTGCCGACAAAATTCTAGTGCTCGATGGCGGACGATTGGTGCAACAAGGCAATCACGAAGAATTGCTCATACAAGGCGGTTTGTATAAAACCCTGTACGAGACACAGTTTAAAGTAGATCCTGCACAATAG